Proteins encoded within one genomic window of Pseudomonas cannabina:
- the mutM gene encoding bifunctional DNA-formamidopyrimidine glycosylase/DNA-(apurinic or apyrimidinic site) lyase — translation MPELPEVETTRRGIAPHLEGQRVSRVIVRDGRLRWPIPEDLDVRLSGQRIVQVERRAKYLLIQAEVGTLISHLGMSGNLRLVEAGLPALKHEHVDIELESGLALRYTDPRRFGAMLWSHDPHNHELLIRLGPEPLTDLFDGERLYERSRGKSIAVKPFIMDNAVVVGVGNIYASEALFAAGIDPRREAKTISRARYLKLAIEIKRILAYAIERGGTTLRDFIGGDGKPGYFQQELFVYGRGGQPCKVCGTTLREIKLGQRASVYCPKCQR, via the coding sequence ATGCCTGAATTACCAGAAGTCGAAACCACCCGCCGGGGCATTGCGCCGCATCTCGAAGGTCAGCGTGTCAGCCGCGTCATTGTCCGTGATGGTCGTCTGCGCTGGCCGATCCCCGAAGATCTGGATGTGCGCTTGTCCGGGCAGCGCATTGTGCAGGTTGAGCGGCGCGCCAAGTACCTGTTGATCCAGGCCGAGGTGGGTACCCTGATCAGTCATCTGGGCATGTCCGGCAACCTGCGTCTGGTCGAAGCCGGCTTGCCGGCCCTCAAGCATGAGCATGTCGACATCGAGCTGGAGTCGGGTCTGGCCCTGCGCTACACCGATCCGCGTCGTTTCGGCGCGATGCTCTGGAGTCATGACCCGCACAACCATGAACTGCTGATTCGGCTCGGGCCGGAGCCACTGACCGATCTGTTCGACGGCGAGCGGCTTTACGAGCGCTCGCGTGGCAAGTCGATTGCCGTCAAGCCGTTCATCATGGACAACGCTGTGGTTGTGGGCGTGGGCAATATCTACGCCAGCGAAGCACTGTTCGCGGCGGGCATTGACCCGCGTCGAGAGGCCAAAACCATTTCCAGAGCGCGCTATCTGAAACTGGCGATCGAGATCAAACGCATTCTGGCCTACGCCATCGAGCGCGGCGGCACGACGCTGCGGGATTTTATCGGCGGCGACGGCAAGCCGGGGTACTTTCAGCAGGAACTGTTCGTCTATGGCCGTGGCGGGCAGCCCTGCAAGGTGTGCGGAACGACGTTGCGCGAGATCAAGCTGGGCCAGCGTGCCAGCGTCTACTGCCCGAAGTGCCAGCGCTGA
- a CDS encoding HDOD domain-containing protein has translation MPPQPQIMVDLQMEQYMPDPDLGVIARLIAQDPGLSGALLKIVNSAHYGLSSKIASIEKAVNLLGSRTVINLINAQSIRGEMTDETIVALNRFWDTAQDVAMTSLTLAKRIGSQTVDESYALGLFHDCGIPLMLKRFPNYMTVLEDAYANAGPDCRVVDTENRAYDTNHSVVGYYTAKSWRLPEHVTNAIANHHNALAIFQDDSSRDPTLKNLLAPLKMAEHICQSYRVLGSQDVDHDWESVGPLVLDYVALSEYDFEYLRESIRELGAR, from the coding sequence GTGCCGCCCCAGCCGCAGATCATGGTGGATCTGCAGATGGAACAGTACATGCCTGATCCGGACCTGGGCGTCATTGCGCGCTTGATTGCGCAAGACCCGGGGCTGTCTGGAGCGCTGCTGAAGATCGTCAATTCGGCGCACTACGGGCTGTCCAGCAAGATCGCCTCGATCGAGAAGGCCGTGAATCTGCTGGGCAGTCGGACCGTGATCAACCTGATCAACGCGCAGTCGATTCGGGGCGAGATGACGGACGAGACCATCGTCGCCCTGAACCGTTTCTGGGATACGGCGCAGGACGTCGCAATGACCAGTCTGACGCTGGCCAAGCGCATTGGCTCACAGACTGTCGATGAATCCTACGCACTGGGCCTGTTTCATGACTGCGGCATCCCGCTGATGCTCAAGCGCTTCCCCAATTACATGACGGTGCTGGAAGACGCCTACGCCAATGCCGGGCCTGACTGCCGTGTTGTCGACACCGAAAACCGTGCGTACGACACCAACCATTCGGTGGTGGGTTATTACACCGCCAAATCCTGGCGTCTGCCGGAGCATGTCACCAACGCCATCGCCAATCATCACAACGCATTGGCGATTTTCCAGGACGACTCCAGCCGCGATCCCACGCTCAAAAACCTGCTGGCGCCGCTGAAAATGGCCGAACATATCTGCCAGTCCTATCGCGTTCTGGGCAGTCAGGATGTCGATCACGATTGGGAGAGTGTCGGGCCGTTGGTGCTCGATTACGTTGCGTTGTCCGAGTACGACTTTGAATACCTGAGGGAAAGCATTCGCGAACTGGGTGCGCGTTGA
- a CDS encoding HigA family addiction module antitoxin, which translates to MEMFNPPHPGEILLEEVIPGLQTTVTEFASHLGFARETLSRILHGHAPVSPDLAVRLERAGISSARLWLSIQADYDLWQAEHREQPPIEPYVRANSG; encoded by the coding sequence ATGGAAATGTTCAACCCTCCCCATCCGGGTGAGATCCTGCTTGAAGAGGTGATTCCGGGCTTGCAGACCACTGTTACGGAATTCGCCAGTCATTTGGGTTTTGCACGCGAAACGCTGTCTAGAATTCTGCACGGGCACGCACCGGTGAGTCCTGATCTGGCGGTCAGGCTTGAGCGGGCGGGTATCAGCAGCGCGCGCCTGTGGCTGAGTATCCAGGCGGACTACGATCTGTGGCAGGCAGAGCATCGCGAGCAGCCGCCTATCGAGCCTTATGTGAGGGCAAACTCGGGCTAA
- the coaD gene encoding pantetheine-phosphate adenylyltransferase: MNRVLYPGTFDPITKGHGDLVERASRLFDQVVIAVAASPKKNPLFPLEQRVELAREVTKHLPNVEVVGFSTLLAHFAKEQNANVFLRGLRAVSDFEYEFQLANMNRQLAPDVESLFLTPSERYSFISSTLVREIAALGGDITKFVHPAVADALTERFKR, translated from the coding sequence ATGAACCGAGTGTTGTACCCAGGCACCTTCGACCCTATTACCAAGGGCCATGGAGATCTGGTCGAACGCGCCTCGCGCCTGTTCGACCAAGTGGTCATTGCCGTTGCCGCCAGCCCGAAGAAAAACCCGCTGTTCCCGCTGGAGCAACGTGTCGAGCTGGCTCGCGAGGTCACCAAGCACTTGCCCAACGTGGAAGTCGTCGGGTTTTCCACGCTTCTCGCGCATTTTGCCAAGGAGCAGAACGCCAACGTCTTTCTGCGCGGTCTTCGTGCAGTGTCGGACTTCGAATACGAGTTCCAGCTGGCCAACATGAACCGCCAGCTGGCACCGGACGTCGAAAGTCTGTTCCTCACGCCGTCCGAGCGTTACTCGTTCATTTCCTCGACGTTAGTGCGTGAAATCGCTGCATTGGGGGGAGATATCACCAAGTTTGTCCACCCTGCCGTCGCTGATGCGCTGACCGAGCGCTTCAAGCGCTAG
- a CDS encoding TraX family protein, translated as MDLSNPPFLPGRNKALDLLKWLAMLSMVLDHLRYVGWSVDFLYVPGRFAFPWFCLAIAVNLSRRSAAIVTPRVQWRYLGWLLVFAGLAEIPYRLFMADATVLNVMPTLLLGLVIAQGWQQRNPTTRVMAIVALLLTAMFQKYLMFGFSGVLLPLVFVLVLQKRVWYSVFPAIFCLAGNAWSQMFAGASWGDPISVGSIVACVLAPALGMTLLRSKPGFAVIPMRRWAYAIYPLHFLLLLGVRAVVGRV; from the coding sequence ATGGATCTTTCCAACCCGCCTTTTCTGCCGGGACGCAACAAGGCGCTGGACCTGCTCAAATGGCTGGCGATGCTGAGCATGGTGCTCGATCATCTGCGTTATGTGGGCTGGTCGGTTGATTTTCTCTACGTGCCGGGGCGTTTTGCCTTTCCCTGGTTCTGCCTGGCGATTGCGGTGAATCTGTCGCGGCGCAGTGCAGCGATTGTCACCCCGCGCGTGCAGTGGCGTTATCTGGGCTGGTTGCTGGTGTTTGCCGGGCTGGCGGAGATTCCGTATCGGCTGTTCATGGCCGATGCGACGGTGCTAAACGTGATGCCGACCTTGTTGCTGGGGCTGGTGATTGCGCAGGGCTGGCAGCAGCGCAACCCGACCACTCGAGTCATGGCCATCGTTGCACTGTTGTTGACGGCGATGTTTCAGAAATACCTGATGTTCGGATTTTCCGGCGTGCTGTTGCCGCTGGTCTTTGTGCTGGTGCTGCAAAAGCGCGTTTGGTATTCGGTTTTTCCGGCCATTTTCTGTCTGGCAGGCAACGCCTGGTCGCAGATGTTTGCCGGCGCGAGCTGGGGCGATCCGATTTCCGTGGGGTCGATAGTTGCGTGCGTGTTGGCGCCCGCGCTTGGCATGACATTGCTGCGCAGTAAGCCGGGTTTCGCAGTGATCCCGATGCGGCGCTGGGCCTACGCGATCTACCCGCTGCATTTTCTGTTGTTGCTGGGAGTGCGGGCGGTGGTGGGGCGGGTCTGA
- a CDS encoding hydrolase — protein sequence MPTRATFLSHAHPFTPAIGMSNPHLQTLWGPLLRKPTLLARTRERLWLKDGDFLDMDWHGPDAVDAPLVLVLHGLTGSSNSPYVAGLQKAMAARGWASVALNWRGCSGEPNLLSRSYHSGASEDLAEVIAHLKTKRPLAPLYAAGYSLGGNVLLKYLGEAGRHSDLLGAVAVSVPFRLDECANRIGQGFSKVYQRHFMRAMLAYVREKQQRFQHEGLTEGLAELAALGSLENMRTFWDFDGRVTAPLHGFADATDYYRRASSRYYLGQIETPTLIIQASDDPFVFPHSLPEPSELSSCTEFELHAKGGHVGFVEGSLRNPGYYLERRIPLWLSAAHERNAHA from the coding sequence GTGCCTACACGCGCCACTTTTCTGTCCCATGCACACCCGTTCACTCCGGCTATCGGGATGAGCAACCCGCATCTGCAAACCCTGTGGGGGCCACTGTTACGCAAGCCGACGCTGCTGGCGCGAACGCGCGAACGGTTGTGGTTGAAGGACGGGGATTTTCTGGACATGGACTGGCACGGGCCGGATGCGGTCGATGCGCCGCTGGTGCTGGTGCTGCATGGCCTGACCGGGTCGTCCAATTCGCCGTATGTCGCAGGGCTGCAAAAGGCGATGGCGGCGCGGGGCTGGGCCAGCGTAGCGCTGAACTGGCGGGGCTGCTCGGGCGAGCCGAATCTGCTGTCACGCAGCTATCACTCCGGGGCCAGTGAGGACCTGGCTGAAGTGATCGCTCACTTGAAAACAAAGCGCCCACTCGCGCCGCTGTACGCCGCCGGCTATTCGCTGGGCGGCAATGTTTTGCTCAAATACCTGGGCGAAGCCGGCAGGCACAGCGACTTGCTGGGTGCGGTTGCGGTATCAGTTCCATTTCGCCTGGATGAATGCGCCAACCGTATCGGCCAAGGCTTTTCCAAGGTCTATCAGCGGCATTTCATGCGCGCAATGCTCGCCTACGTTCGCGAAAAACAGCAGCGCTTTCAGCATGAAGGGCTGACCGAGGGGCTCGCCGAGCTGGCAGCCCTCGGCTCGCTGGAGAACATGCGCACGTTCTGGGACTTCGATGGCCGAGTGACCGCGCCACTGCACGGTTTCGCGGATGCGACGGATTATTACCGCAGAGCGTCCAGCCGCTACTACCTGGGGCAGATCGAGACGCCGACGCTGATTATCCAGGCCAGTGACGACCCGTTCGTCTTCCCTCACAGCCTGCCTGAACCGAGCGAGCTGTCGTCCTGCACCGAATTCGAACTGCATGCCAAAGGCGGACATGTCGGTTTCGTCGAGGGCTCGCTGCGCAATCCGGGCTATTACCTCGAACGGCGCATTCCCCTGTGGCTAAGCGCTGCCCACGAGCGCAACGCCCACGCTTAA
- a CDS encoding class I SAM-dependent rRNA methyltransferase, protein MSLPSLRLKANADRRLRAGHLWVYSNEIDVAATPLNGFAAGDQALLEAAGGKPLGIVAMSPNNLICARLLSRDIKLPLDKSLLVHRINVALSLRERLFDKPFYRLVFGDSDLLPGLVVDRFGDILVVQLASATMENHKEDIVAALVQVIKPSGILFKNDSAARDAEGLNRYVETVFGLVPEWVALEENGVKFEAPVMAGQKTGWFYDHRMNRARLAPYVKGKRVLDLYSYIGGWGIQAAAFGAADVTCIDASSFALDGVERNAALNGFAEKMTCIEGDVFEALKELKAGEERFDVIVADPPAFIKRKKDMKNGEGAYRRLNEQAMRLLSKDGILVSASCSMHLPEDDLQNILLTSARHLDRNIQLLERGSQGPDHPVHPAIAETRYIKSITCRLLPNS, encoded by the coding sequence ATGTCCCTGCCTAGCTTGCGCCTCAAAGCCAACGCCGACCGCCGCCTGCGCGCCGGTCATCTGTGGGTCTACAGCAACGAGATCGACGTAGCCGCCACGCCGCTGAATGGTTTTGCGGCCGGCGATCAGGCACTGCTGGAAGCCGCGGGCGGCAAACCGCTGGGCATCGTCGCCATGAGCCCCAACAACCTGATCTGCGCTCGCCTGCTGTCGCGCGACATCAAGCTGCCGCTCGACAAGTCGCTGCTCGTTCACCGCATCAACGTCGCGCTGTCACTGCGCGAGCGCCTGTTCGACAAGCCGTTCTATCGCCTGGTGTTCGGCGATTCCGACCTGCTGCCGGGTCTGGTGGTCGATCGTTTCGGTGACATCCTGGTGGTCCAGTTGGCGTCGGCCACCATGGAAAACCACAAGGAAGACATCGTCGCGGCGCTGGTTCAGGTCATCAAGCCCAGCGGCATCCTGTTCAAGAACGACTCGGCGGCCCGCGATGCGGAAGGCCTGAATCGTTATGTCGAGACTGTATTCGGCCTGGTGCCGGAATGGGTCGCGCTGGAAGAGAACGGCGTGAAGTTCGAAGCGCCGGTCATGGCCGGGCAGAAGACTGGCTGGTTCTATGACCACCGCATGAACCGCGCGCGCCTGGCGCCATATGTCAAAGGCAAGCGCGTGCTGGACCTCTACAGCTACATCGGCGGCTGGGGCATTCAGGCAGCTGCATTTGGTGCCGCCGACGTGACCTGCATCGATGCTTCGTCTTTCGCCCTCGATGGCGTGGAGCGCAATGCGGCGCTGAACGGTTTTGCCGAAAAAATGACCTGCATCGAAGGCGACGTGTTCGAAGCCCTGAAGGAGCTGAAGGCTGGCGAAGAGCGTTTCGACGTGATCGTGGCCGACCCGCCTGCGTTCATCAAGCGCAAGAAAGACATGAAGAACGGCGAAGGCGCCTACCGTCGCCTGAACGAACAGGCCATGCGCCTGCTGTCCAAGGATGGCATTCTGGTCAGCGCTTCGTGCTCGATGCACCTGCCGGAAGACGACCTGCAGAACATCCTCCTGACCAGCGCCCGCCACCTGGACCGCAATATCCAGCTGCTGGAACGCGGCAGCCAGGGCCCGGACCATCCCGTCCACCCGGCAATTGCCGAAACGCGCTACATCAAGAGCATCACCTGCCGTTTGCTGCCCAATAGCTGA
- a CDS encoding TetR/AcrR family transcriptional regulator produces the protein MAPRTKTRERIVQTSLELFNQQGERSVTTNHIAAHMDISPGNLYYHFANKQVIIAELFREYELLVGSFLTLPADRPPTMEDKRDYFLAIIDAMWRYRFLHRDLEHLLTSDAELAARYRRFSYRCLMQAMTLYRGFIKAGILKMDESQIEWTSLNTWIVLTSWVRFLCTNRENSTHVNDEAIRRGVYQVLMLESSFVAPQAREAFDALCATFHASLPKILE, from the coding sequence ATGGCACCCCGTACCAAAACCCGTGAACGAATCGTGCAAACCAGCCTGGAGCTGTTCAACCAGCAGGGTGAACGCAGCGTGACCACCAATCATATCGCTGCACACATGGACATCTCGCCCGGCAATCTCTATTACCACTTCGCCAACAAGCAGGTAATCATTGCCGAGCTATTCCGGGAATATGAGCTATTGGTGGGCAGCTTTCTGACCTTGCCCGCCGACCGTCCGCCGACCATGGAAGACAAGCGCGATTATTTTCTGGCGATTATCGATGCCATGTGGCGCTATCGTTTTCTGCATCGCGATCTCGAGCACCTGCTGACCTCGGACGCCGAGCTGGCAGCGCGCTATCGGCGCTTCTCGTATCGCTGTCTGATGCAGGCGATGACCCTCTACCGTGGGTTCATCAAGGCGGGCATTCTGAAAATGGATGAGTCGCAAATCGAGTGGACCAGCCTTAACACCTGGATCGTGTTGACGTCGTGGGTGCGTTTCCTGTGCACGAATCGTGAAAATTCCACGCACGTGAACGACGAAGCGATTCGACGCGGTGTCTATCAGGTGCTTATGCTCGAATCCTCCTTTGTCGCCCCGCAGGCCCGTGAAGCGTTCGACGCCTTGTGCGCAACGTTTCATGCGTCGCTGCCAAAGATTCTGGAGTGA
- a CDS encoding low specificity L-threonine aldolase, whose translation MTDQSQQFASDNYSGICPEAWAAMEQANKGHQRAYGDDQWTARASDDFRRLFETDCEVFFAFNGTAANSLALSSLCQSYHSVICSETAHVETDECGAPEFFSNGSKLLTARSAGGKLTPESIREVALKRQDIHYPKPRVVTLTQATEVGGVYQPEELKAISATCKELGLHLHMDGARFSNACAFLDASPAELTWKSGVDVLCFGGTKNGMAVGEAILFFDHDLAVDFDYRCKQAGQLASKMRFLSAPWVGLLENDAWLKHARHANRCAQLLAELVKDIPGVELMFPVQANGVFLQLSEPAIAALTGRGWRFYTFIGNGGARFMCSWDTEEERVRELAADIRLVMQG comes from the coding sequence ATGACAGACCAAAGCCAACAGTTCGCCAGTGACAACTATTCCGGTATCTGCCCCGAAGCCTGGGCCGCCATGGAACAGGCGAACAAGGGCCATCAGCGTGCATACGGCGACGATCAGTGGACTGCGCGTGCGTCAGATGATTTCCGCCGTTTGTTCGAAACCGATTGCGAAGTGTTTTTTGCCTTCAACGGTACGGCAGCCAACTCGCTCGCTCTGTCTTCGTTGTGCCAGAGTTACCACAGTGTCATCTGTTCGGAAACGGCCCACGTCGAAACCGATGAGTGCGGCGCGCCGGAGTTTTTCTCCAACGGCTCGAAACTGCTGACGGCCCGCAGCGCTGGCGGCAAGCTGACCCCGGAATCGATCCGGGAAGTGGCGCTCAAGCGTCAGGACATCCACTACCCCAAACCTCGCGTCGTGACCCTGACCCAGGCCACCGAGGTGGGCGGCGTTTATCAGCCGGAAGAACTCAAGGCGATCAGCGCCACCTGCAAGGAACTGGGACTGCATTTGCACATGGATGGCGCGCGATTCTCCAATGCCTGCGCGTTCCTGGACGCTTCCCCGGCCGAGCTGACCTGGAAGTCGGGTGTCGATGTGCTATGTTTCGGCGGCACCAAAAACGGCATGGCGGTGGGTGAGGCGATCCTGTTTTTCGACCATGACCTGGCCGTGGATTTCGACTACCGCTGCAAGCAGGCCGGGCAACTGGCGTCGAAAATGCGCTTCCTGTCTGCGCCGTGGGTCGGGCTGCTGGAAAACGACGCGTGGCTCAAGCACGCACGCCATGCCAACCGCTGCGCGCAATTGCTGGCTGAGCTGGTCAAGGACATTCCGGGCGTGGAACTGATGTTCCCGGTGCAGGCCAACGGTGTATTTCTGCAACTGTCGGAACCGGCCATCGCGGCGTTGACGGGCAGAGGCTGGCGCTTCTACACCTTCATCGGCAATGGCGGCGCACGCTTCATGTGTTCGTGGGACACCGAAGAAGAGCGCGTGCGTGAACTCGCCGCGGATATCCGCCTGGTGATGCAGGGCTGA
- a CDS encoding YfhL family 4Fe-4S dicluster ferredoxin, with amino-acid sequence MSLIITDDCINCDVCEPECPNEAISQGEEIYVINPNLCTECVGHYDEPQCQQVCPVDCIPLDENHVESKEQLMDKYRIITSKA; translated from the coding sequence ATGTCCCTTATCATCACTGACGATTGCATCAACTGCGACGTCTGCGAACCCGAGTGCCCGAACGAGGCGATTTCACAAGGCGAAGAGATCTACGTGATCAATCCGAACCTGTGTACCGAATGCGTGGGTCATTACGACGAGCCACAGTGCCAGCAGGTCTGCCCGGTCGACTGCATTCCGCTGGACGAAAATCACGTCGAAAGCAAAGAGCAACTGATGGACAAGTACCGGATCATCACCAGCAAGGCCTGA
- a CDS encoding TldD/PmbA family protein yields the protein MSHQQQFEALVAVLKAALSPSEQFTLAYDAEASDFIRFNHGQVRQAGCVQQVILTFKLIDDGRHANLEVTLSGDTETDTRRLTEALQQLRDTLPSLSEDPYLLPNTQAWQSSNVQNLPLPDSAQVVEQISALAQGLDLVGFYAAGPLYRGFASSWGALGWHQGNSFNFDWSLFHENGQAVKANYAGHDWNNEAFVRRFEQAREQLEFLGRPLHVLEPGQYLAYLAPAAMDEVISMLTWGGFSAQALASKRSPLQRLYDGDTPFSAMVSIDEQVTGSLSPAFSREGYPRKDLALIANGQARERLVDSSSAAEYNLPANGADYGEGPSALSMAGGSLELDQILEKLGTGLYISNLWYLNFSDRAAARLTGMTRFATFWVENGQIVAPVSTMRFDDSAYSLLGSALEDLTRKRELILQSSTYSQRQTGSTHLPGALISRITFTL from the coding sequence ATGTCGCACCAACAGCAATTCGAGGCGCTGGTCGCCGTGCTCAAGGCGGCGCTCAGCCCGAGCGAACAGTTCACCCTGGCCTACGACGCCGAAGCGTCGGATTTCATCCGTTTCAACCACGGGCAGGTCCGGCAGGCCGGGTGCGTGCAGCAGGTGATCCTGACCTTCAAGCTGATTGACGACGGGCGTCACGCCAATCTGGAAGTGACGCTGTCCGGCGATACCGAAACCGACACCCGGCGTCTGACTGAGGCCTTGCAGCAGTTGCGCGACACGCTGCCATCGCTGTCGGAAGACCCGTATCTGCTGCCCAACACGCAGGCCTGGCAGAGCAGCAACGTGCAAAACCTGCCGCTGCCGGACAGCGCACAGGTCGTGGAGCAGATCAGCGCACTGGCTCAAGGTCTCGACCTGGTGGGCTTTTATGCGGCAGGCCCGTTGTATCGCGGTTTTGCCAGTTCCTGGGGTGCACTGGGCTGGCATCAGGGCAACAGCTTCAATTTCGACTGGAGCCTGTTTCATGAAAACGGCCAGGCGGTGAAAGCCAATTACGCCGGTCACGACTGGAACAACGAGGCCTTCGTACGTCGCTTCGAACAGGCACGCGAGCAACTGGAGTTTCTCGGACGCCCGCTGCATGTGCTCGAACCAGGGCAATACCTTGCGTATCTGGCACCGGCGGCAATGGATGAAGTGATCAGCATGCTCACCTGGGGCGGGTTTTCCGCTCAGGCGCTGGCCAGCAAACGCAGCCCGCTGCAACGGCTGTATGACGGCGACACGCCGTTCAGTGCCATGGTCAGCATCGACGAGCAGGTCACCGGCTCGCTCTCGCCTGCGTTCTCGCGCGAAGGCTACCCGCGCAAGGATCTGGCGCTGATCGCCAACGGGCAAGCCCGCGAGCGCCTAGTGGATTCGAGCAGTGCCGCCGAATATAACTTACCCGCCAACGGCGCGGATTATGGCGAAGGGCCCAGCGCCCTGAGCATGGCCGGGGGTTCGCTGGAGCTGGATCAGATCCTTGAAAAGCTCGGCACCGGCCTTTACATCAGCAACCTGTGGTACTTGAACTTCTCGGACCGCGCCGCCGCACGTCTGACCGGCATGACACGCTTTGCAACTTTCTGGGTCGAAAATGGCCAGATCGTCGCCCCGGTCAGCACCATGCGCTTCGATGACAGCGCCTACAGCCTGCTGGGCAGTGCGCTGGAAGACCTGACCCGCAAGCGGGAGCTGATCCTGCAATCAAGCACCTACAGCCAGCGTCAGACCGGCTCTACCCACTTGCCCGGCGCGCTGATCAGTCGAATCACCTTCACGTTATAG
- a CDS encoding type II toxin-antitoxin system RelE/ParE family toxin, which yields MIVSWRHKGLRGFFETGSTSGVRVDHSKHLAHALAILNRARTPDNVNIPGWRLHPLKRRAGRFWSITINANWRIIFRFLDTDVELVDYLDYH from the coding sequence TTGATTGTCAGCTGGAGGCACAAAGGACTGAGGGGTTTTTTCGAAACCGGTTCCACCAGCGGAGTCAGAGTTGATCATTCGAAACACCTGGCGCACGCTCTCGCGATACTGAATAGAGCGAGAACGCCAGATAACGTCAATATACCCGGTTGGAGACTTCATCCCCTTAAAAGGCGAGCTGGCAGGTTCTGGTCAATAACCATTAATGCTAATTGGCGCATTATTTTTCGCTTTCTGGATACAGATGTCGAATTGGTCGACTACCTGGATTACCACTGA
- a CDS encoding TldD/PmbA family protein — protein sequence MFDFSAQLKQHFAALHSEAQFFSVRYVRRTGQRLCVRKNVAEPPSLSSDEGAMLTVRLNGVEAYAATNDISRQGLQAALQQAEALARRLAPHALLDLSTQAVSTARADYLSPNIDQAFPPLSDCIGLLMGESNAVPKDERLVNWQATLGLETVEQIYFNSAGAELRQAQRFVFPGMSVTAYDGRDSQTRNLGGDNFGQQGGLEVLSNCGLIGSAARVADEALQLILAPNTPSGPRDLLLMPDQMVLQIHESIGHPLELDRILGDERNYAGTSFVKTSDFGSLQYGSSLLNVTFDPEIPEQLASYAHDDDGTPAHKQFLIREGLLLRPLGGALSQYRSGLDGVANSRACSWNRAPIDRMANLNIEPGDQSMDSLIGTIEHGILMSSNRSWSIDDARNKFQFGCEWGQLIENGELKGVVKNPNYRAISAQFWKNLSAVGDASTFKVLGTPNCGKGEPNQVIRVGHASPACVFANVDVFGGDA from the coding sequence ATGTTCGATTTCTCCGCCCAACTCAAGCAGCACTTCGCGGCCCTGCACAGTGAGGCGCAATTTTTTTCCGTGCGTTACGTGCGTCGCACCGGCCAACGGCTGTGCGTGCGCAAGAACGTGGCCGAACCACCGTCGCTGAGCAGCGATGAAGGCGCAATGCTGACCGTGCGCCTGAACGGCGTCGAAGCCTACGCTGCCACTAACGATATTTCCCGCCAGGGTTTGCAAGCGGCCCTTCAACAGGCCGAGGCACTGGCCAGGCGTCTGGCGCCGCATGCCTTGCTGGACCTGAGCACGCAAGCCGTGTCGACCGCCAGAGCGGACTATCTGTCGCCGAACATCGACCAGGCCTTCCCACCGCTGAGCGACTGCATCGGCCTGCTGATGGGCGAGTCGAATGCGGTGCCGAAAGACGAGCGCCTGGTCAACTGGCAAGCCACGCTGGGGCTGGAAACCGTCGAACAGATCTACTTCAACAGCGCAGGCGCCGAGCTTCGTCAGGCGCAGCGTTTTGTCTTTCCCGGCATGAGCGTGACCGCTTACGACGGGCGCGACAGCCAGACGCGCAACCTCGGCGGCGACAACTTCGGCCAACAGGGCGGCCTCGAAGTGCTGAGCAATTGCGGGCTGATCGGCTCTGCCGCACGCGTGGCCGATGAGGCCTTGCAGTTGATCCTCGCACCTAACACGCCGTCCGGCCCACGCGATCTGTTGTTGATGCCGGACCAGATGGTGTTACAGATTCACGAATCCATCGGCCACCCGCTGGAGCTGGACCGGATTCTCGGTGACGAGCGTAATTACGCCGGCACCAGCTTCGTCAAGACATCGGATTTCGGCAGCCTGCAATACGGTTCCAGCCTGTTGAACGTGACCTTCGACCCGGAGATTCCCGAACAATTGGCCAGTTACGCGCACGATGACGACGGCACCCCGGCGCACAAGCAGTTTCTGATTCGCGAAGGCCTGCTGCTGCGTCCGCTCGGCGGCGCGCTGTCGCAATACCGCAGCGGCCTGGACGGCGTGGCCAACAGCCGCGCCTGTAGCTGGAACCGCGCGCCCATCGATCGCATGGCCAACCTGAATATCGAGCCCGGCGATCAGTCGATGGACAGCCTGATCGGCACGATCGAGCACGGTATTCTGATGTCGAGCAATCGCTCGTGGTCCATCGACGATGCGCGCAACAAATTTCAGTTTGGCTGTGAATGGGGCCAGTTGATCGAAAACGGCGAGCTCAAGGGCGTGGTGAAGAACCCCAACTATCGGGCGATTTCTGCGCAATTCTGGAAAAACCTCAGCGCCGTTGGCGATGCGAGCACCTTCAAAGTGCTGGGCACCCCCAACTGCGGCAAGGGTGAGCCAAACCAGGTGATCCGGGTCGGCCACGCCTCCCCGGCGTGTGTGTTTGCCAATGTCGATGTATTCGGAGGGGACGCCTGA